A single genomic interval of Daucus carota subsp. sativus chromosome 1, DH1 v3.0, whole genome shotgun sequence harbors:
- the LOC108212902 gene encoding small ribosomal subunit protein eS27y, whose amino-acid sequence MTLSNDIDLLHPPADVEKRKHKLKRLVQTPNSFFMDVKCQGCFNITTVFSHSQTVVVCGNCQTVLCQPTGGRARLTEGSSFRRKSD is encoded by the exons ATG ACTCTGTCGAACGATATTGATTTGTTGCACCCCCCTGCTGATGTTGAGAAAAGGAAGCACAAGCTCAAGCGCCTTGTTCAGACCCCCAATTCATTCTTCATg gaTGTGAAATGTCAAGGCTGCTTTAACAT TACTACTGTGTTTAGCCACTCCCAAACTGTTGTGGTGTGTGGGAACTGTCAGACAGTGTTGTGTCAGCCAACTGGAGGCCGTGCTCGGCTTACCGAGGGATCCTCTTTCAGGAGGAAGAGTGATTGA